A window from Zingiber officinale cultivar Zhangliang chromosome 7A, Zo_v1.1, whole genome shotgun sequence encodes these proteins:
- the LOC121999458 gene encoding formin-1-like, whose amino-acid sequence MSLMQARPSERLLKQLARPAPQSLSQDAPSSSRRRARPPSDDSDSDDQPLAQRLRRRDPQLAPDSGPSTLPSPSPPVAVAPPPPPLTATPTPVPRQANVPPDFTTAPVKPPTAQSSPLAQPPTQPSTSPQPQSTEVDPSRHTSPTTSPPEPSPVPPSAPSGSAARPSSSTAGPSQPPPPACEESVTINQSFHAAHHQNKMLQDKVAELELQLSDPAQASHALRAEIKAITKKKNSLEVSLTISDQKLKNLKEERSQVEVVHQQLMDQGALEHQRAMDQLAQKLRAAETLAQEQDKKLKSLEAQLTSQTAELLAARTELDQARAATKGVSTALALYKEGDNDHHQQSRALYLRSPKFCTQAGQCFSTSVTYGAAGALRQLYEQDYLKSAPPPEFLDHDRILKEISDEIFAPFK is encoded by the exons ATGTCACTTATGCAAGCTCGACCTTCAGAGAGGCTTCTCAAGCAGCTCGCCAGGCCCGCTCCGCAAAGCCTGAGCCAGGATGCCCCTTCTTCTTCTAGACGCAGGGCTCGGCCACCTTCCGATGATTCTGATTCGGATGATCAACCGCTGGCCCAGAGACTTCGCCGCCGAGACCCTCAACTTGCGCCAGACTCGGGTCCGTCTACTCTCCCTTCTCCTTCCCCTCCTGTGGCTGtcgctcctcctcctccgcctcttACTGCAACCCCAACTCCTGTTCCACGCCAGGCCAATGTTCCACCCGATTTCACCACAGCTCCGGTCAAGCCTCCCACTGCTCAATCTTCTCCTCTAGCTCAACCTCCTACTCAACCTTCTACGTCACCACAGCCCCAAAGCACCGAGGTTGACCCCTCACGTCACACTTCGCCAACTACCTCACCTCCAGAGCCATCTCCTGTGCCTCCATCGGCTCCTTCTGGGTCAGCTGCTAGGCCTTCTAGCTCCACCGCGGGGCCTTCACAACCACCTCCACCT GCATGTGAAGAATCCGTGACGATAAATCAATCCTTTCACGCAGCTCATCATCAAAATAAGATGCTGCAAGACAAGGTAGCTGAACTGGAACTTCAACTGAGTGACCCGGCGCAGGCCAGTCATGCCTTGAGGGCTGAAATAAAAGCTATAACAAAAAAGAAGAATAGTCTGGAAGTATCCTTGACGATATCTGACCAAAAGCTGAAGAACCTCAAGGAAGAAAGAAGTCAAGTCGAGGTTGTGCATCAGCAACTCATGGATCAGGGAGCTTTGGAGCATCAGCGAGCTATGGATCAATTGGCTCAAAAGTTGCGTGCCGCCGAAACTTTAGCGCAGGAGCAAGACAAGAAGCTAAAATCCTTGGAGGCCCAATTGACATCCCAAACAGCAGAACTATTGGCTGCTCGAACTGAACTAGATCAGGCTCGGGCTGCTACAAAAGGCGTATCGACAGCCCTGGCCCTTTATAAAGAAGGAGACAATGACCACCACCAACAGAGCCGCGCTCTGTACCTGCGTTCTCCAAAATTCTGTACCCAAGCAGGGCAGTGCTTCTCCACTTCTGTTACTTATGGTGCGGCCGGGGCTCTGCGTCAACTttatgaacaagactatttgaagTCAGCTCCGCCTCCTGAATTTTTAGATCATGACCGGATCCTTAAAGAGATCTCagatgagatttttgctcctttcaagtGA
- the LOC121999459 gene encoding cytokinin dehydrogenase 9-like: protein MTSFPFVPKDPAGAEQFVSDGKVLYCLEVAKYFDPEKNINSVNEEVEALLSKLSYIPSTRLETEVPYTVFLERVHMAELKRRAMNIREVPHPWLNLLVPGSGIQDFGNGVFGKIITSTEDVTLTVYPVNKSKWDDRTSAVFPDEDVFYLVGLLSGALDDESLKVATERNARIVEFCEKEGIDIDTAHVCGISEMMWL from the exons ATGACTTCCTTCCCCTTCGTCCCCAAAGACCCCGCTGGAGCTGAACAATTTGTCTCTGACGGCAAAGTTCTGTACTGCCTCGAGGTCGCCAAGTACTTCGACCCTGAGAAGAACATCAACTCCGTCAACGAG GAAGTGGAAGCATTGCTATCGAAGCTGAGTTACATTCCCAGCACTCGGCTGGAAACCGAGGTGCCATACACAGTGTTTTTGGAGAGAGTCCACATGGCAGAGCTGAAGCGGAGAGCCATGAACATCCGGGAAGTTCCCCACCCGTGGCTCAACCTTCTCGTACCTGGATCGGGAATTCAGGACTTTGGGAACGGAGTGTTCGGGAAGATCATTACTAGCACCGAAGATGTCACCCTCACCGTCTACCCCGTCAACAAGTCCAA GTGGGATGATAGGACATCGGCGGTGTTTCCGGACGAGGATGTGTTCTACTTGGTGGGGCTCTTGAGCGGCGCACTAGATGATGAAAGCTTGAAGGTCGCTACGGAGAGGAATGCAAGGATTGTGGAGTTTTGCGAGAAGGAAGGGATCGACATTGATACGGCGCATGTTTGTGGGATCAGTGAGATGATGTGGTTATGA